One region of Mucilaginibacter gotjawali genomic DNA includes:
- a CDS encoding fasciclin domain-containing protein: protein MKKLMIAAFALAAIAIAPKANAQTNPMVGGAAMYPTKNIVENAVNSKDHTTLVAAVKAAGLVETLESAGPFTVFAPTNEAFDKLPAGTVGTLVKPENKATLTKILTYHVVAGRISSADLWAKVKAGDGKAELKTVEGGTLTVMAKGKKLYLVDEKGGKSWITIADVFQSNGVIHVVNTVLMPD, encoded by the coding sequence ATGAAAAAATTAATGATCGCGGCCTTTGCATTAGCAGCTATTGCAATAGCGCCCAAAGCAAACGCACAAACAAACCCTATGGTAGGTGGCGCCGCCATGTACCCAACAAAAAACATTGTTGAAAATGCAGTAAATTCAAAAGACCACACTACGCTGGTGGCTGCCGTTAAAGCAGCCGGTTTGGTTGAAACACTGGAAAGTGCAGGGCCGTTTACCGTTTTCGCGCCAACAAACGAAGCCTTTGATAAACTGCCTGCGGGAACTGTTGGCACCCTTGTAAAACCTGAGAACAAGGCTACCCTGACTAAAATCTTAACCTATCATGTGGTGGCAGGCCGCATAAGTTCAGCCGATCTGTGGGCAAAAGTTAAAGCCGGTGACGGTAAAGCGGAATTAAAAACCGTTGAAGGCGGCACTTTAACCGTAATGGCAAAAGGTAAAAAACTGTACCTGGTTGACGAAAAAGGCGGCAAATCATGGATAACTATTGCCGATGTATTTCAAAGCAATGGGGTGATCCATGTGGTGAATACCGTATTGATGCCTGACTAA
- the hemW gene encoding radical SAM family heme chaperone HemW → MAGIYIHIPFCKQACYYCDFHFSTSLKYKDELLEAVLKEISQQKNYLDGETIETIYFGGGTPSLLTADELNLIIGTITKLHVVNSNAEITLEANPDDLDNAKLKALRQTNINRLSIGIQSFFDEDLLWMNRVHKGDEAEACVKRAQDMGFENITVDLIYGYPLLTDAKWKQNLDKVFALDVPHVSTYSMTVEPRTALASFISKKKQPAMDDQQSAEQFVLLMDAMQTRGFEHYEISNFCKPGNYSRHNANYWKGVKYLGIGPSAHSYNQEARQWNVANNAKYIAALQKGEIPAEEEILTEGNRLNEYIMTSLRTIWGLDLRMIEKIAAGASPDLVKVAQEYFERGWITQKDNIIYLTPNGKLYADKIAAGLFF, encoded by the coding sequence ATGGCCGGCATCTATATCCACATCCCTTTTTGCAAACAGGCGTGTTATTACTGCGATTTTCATTTCAGTACCTCGCTAAAATATAAGGATGAGCTTTTAGAGGCTGTCCTTAAAGAAATCAGCCAGCAAAAAAACTATCTTGACGGCGAAACCATCGAAACGATTTACTTCGGCGGAGGTACACCATCTTTATTAACCGCTGATGAACTCAATTTAATTATCGGGACGATCACCAAGCTGCATGTGGTAAATTCAAATGCCGAAATTACCCTGGAAGCTAATCCTGATGACCTTGACAATGCTAAACTAAAGGCCCTGCGGCAAACCAATATCAATCGTTTAAGTATCGGCATTCAATCTTTTTTTGATGAGGACCTGCTATGGATGAACCGGGTACATAAAGGCGATGAAGCCGAAGCCTGCGTAAAAAGAGCGCAGGATATGGGGTTTGAAAACATAACCGTCGACCTTATTTATGGGTATCCATTATTAACGGATGCCAAATGGAAGCAAAACCTGGATAAAGTATTTGCGCTGGATGTGCCCCATGTTTCAACTTATTCCATGACAGTTGAGCCGCGCACGGCGCTGGCTTCCTTCATCAGCAAGAAAAAGCAACCGGCCATGGACGACCAGCAAAGCGCAGAACAATTTGTTTTGCTGATGGACGCCATGCAAACCCGGGGTTTCGAGCATTACGAGATCTCTAACTTTTGCAAACCGGGTAATTATTCAAGGCATAATGCTAATTACTGGAAAGGGGTAAAATACCTTGGCATTGGCCCTTCGGCGCACTCCTATAACCAGGAGGCCAGGCAATGGAACGTGGCCAATAATGCGAAATACATAGCAGCTTTGCAAAAAGGGGAAATACCCGCTGAGGAGGAAATACTGACCGAAGGCAACCGCCTGAATGAATATATCATGACCTCTTTAAGAACAATATGGGGACTTGATTTGAGGATGATTGAGAAAATTGCTGCCGGGGCATCTCCTGACCTGGTAAAAGTAGCGCAGGAATATTTTGAGCGTGGGTGGATCACTCAAAAAGATAATATTATTTACTTAACCCCAAATGGTAAATTATATGCTGATAAAATAGCTGCAGGGCTGTTTTTCTAA